A region from the Variovorax paradoxus genome encodes:
- a CDS encoding uroporphyrinogen-III synthase codes for MAAKPVIVTRPAREAAQWADEFRAAGLDAAVLPLIAIEPAADAEPLREAWKRLADYAALMFVSATAVEHFFLHAEEGQRAAGPRFWATGPGTARALLRAGVPQDAIDAPPPDAARFDSEALWERVSGQVGQGVRVLIVRGGDAAGHPSGRDWLANEIDAAQGLRDTVVAYRRLPPSFDGTARALALDGAAGRAVWLFSSSEAIANLRDAMPGTDWHAASAVATHPRIGEVARAAGFGSVRVCSPLREALIASIESFT; via the coding sequence ATGGCTGCCAAGCCCGTCATCGTCACGCGGCCGGCGCGCGAGGCCGCGCAATGGGCGGACGAGTTCCGGGCCGCCGGGCTGGATGCGGCGGTGCTGCCGCTGATCGCCATCGAACCCGCCGCCGACGCGGAACCGCTGCGCGAGGCGTGGAAGCGGCTTGCGGACTACGCGGCGCTGATGTTCGTGAGCGCCACCGCCGTCGAGCACTTCTTCCTGCATGCGGAAGAAGGACAACGCGCAGCCGGCCCGCGCTTCTGGGCCACGGGACCGGGCACCGCGCGCGCGCTCTTGCGCGCCGGCGTGCCGCAAGACGCGATCGACGCACCGCCTCCCGATGCCGCCCGCTTCGACTCCGAGGCCCTGTGGGAGCGCGTGAGCGGACAGGTCGGCCAAGGCGTGCGCGTGCTGATCGTGCGCGGCGGCGATGCGGCCGGCCACCCGAGCGGGCGCGACTGGCTCGCCAACGAGATCGATGCCGCGCAGGGGCTGCGCGACACCGTGGTCGCCTACCGGCGCCTGCCGCCATCTTTCGACGGCACGGCGCGCGCGCTGGCGCTCGATGGCGCTGCGGGGCGCGCGGTCTGGCTGTTCAGCAGCTCGGAGGCCATCGCCAACCTGCGCGATGCCATGCCGGGCACCGACTGGCATGCGGCAAGCGCTGTGGCAACCCATCCTCGCATCGGCGAAGTCGCGCGGGCCGCAGGATTCGGTTCGGTGCGCGTGTGCTCGCCTCTGCGAGAAGCCTTGATCGCGTCGATAGAATCCTTCACATGA
- the hemC gene encoding hydroxymethylbilane synthase, protein MYFLGAVLSNIVIATRESRLALWQAEHVQALLQERGHTVSLLGMTTRGDQILDKSLSKVGGKGLFVKELELALEEGRADIAVHSLKDVPMDLPDGFVLACVLEREDPRDVLVSPRHASLDELPQGAVVGTSSLRRVVLLRALRPDLRIEPLRGNLDTRLRKLDEGQYDAIVLAAAGLKRLGLEHRIRVAFDPDTMLPAAGQGALGIEVRADRTDLIALLATLSHPRDWLATAAERAVSRSMGGSCSMPLAAHARWQADGALRVDAAWGDPEGNAALVRVHAQAPAADFAQASALGERAAALLRDAGAH, encoded by the coding sequence ATGTACTTTTTGGGAGCGGTCTTGAGCAATATCGTGATCGCCACGCGCGAAAGCCGGCTGGCCCTGTGGCAGGCCGAACACGTGCAAGCGCTGCTGCAGGAAAGAGGCCATACGGTGAGCCTGCTGGGCATGACCACGCGGGGCGACCAGATCCTGGACAAGTCGCTCAGCAAGGTGGGCGGCAAGGGCCTCTTCGTGAAGGAACTCGAACTCGCCCTCGAGGAAGGCCGCGCCGACATCGCGGTGCATTCGCTCAAGGACGTGCCTATGGATCTGCCCGACGGCTTCGTGCTGGCCTGCGTGCTGGAGCGCGAAGACCCGCGCGATGTGCTGGTGTCGCCGCGCCACGCCTCGCTCGACGAACTGCCCCAGGGCGCCGTCGTCGGCACCTCCAGCCTGCGGCGCGTGGTGCTGCTGCGCGCGCTGCGGCCCGACCTGCGCATCGAGCCGCTGCGCGGCAACCTGGACACCCGCCTGCGCAAGCTCGACGAAGGCCAGTACGACGCCATCGTGCTTGCGGCGGCCGGGCTCAAGCGGCTGGGCCTGGAGCACCGGATCCGCGTCGCCTTCGATCCCGACACCATGCTGCCGGCCGCGGGGCAGGGCGCACTCGGCATCGAGGTGCGGGCCGACCGCACGGACCTGATCGCGCTGCTGGCCACGCTGTCGCATCCGCGCGATTGGCTCGCCACCGCCGCCGAGCGCGCGGTGAGCCGGTCGATGGGCGGCAGCTGTTCCATGCCGCTCGCAGCCCATGCGCGCTGGCAAGCCGACGGTGCGCTGCGCGTCGATGCGGCCTGGGGCGACCCCGAGGGCAATGCCGCGCTGGTGCGGGTTCATGCGCAGGCCCCGGCCGCCGACTTCGCGCAGGCCAGCGCGCTCGGCGAACGCGCCGCCGCGCTGCTGCGCGACGCCGGCGCGCACTGA
- the ppc gene encoding phosphoenolpyruvate carboxylase, with protein sequence MKASKTPAPPKRRQAEDQPLIDDIRLLGRILGDVIREQEGEESYALVEKIRTLSVAFRRDADQAADRALKNLLKGLSAAETVRVIRAFTYFSHLANLAEDRHLIRRRTEAERAGEGADGDLQTALARIRKAGVKPDEVVASLARSYVSPVLTAHPTEVQRKSILDAERAIAQLLTTRDEIKLRQGAYAAAKDALTPLEFAENETQMRTRVTQIWQTRLLRFSKLTVADEIENALSYYEATFLREIPRVYADLEKALGQGGTVPSVATFLRMGQWIGGDRDGNPNVTAETLEYALRRQAELALRHYLTEVHYLGGELSLSATLVDVSVEMQALAERSPDTSEHRKDEPYRRALTGVYARLAATLRDLTGGEAARHAVPPQNPYARAEEFLADLHTVEQSLAEKHGSVLAAPRLRPLIRAVEVFGFHLATVDLRQSSDKHEAVIAELLATARIEPAYASLAEEAKQTLLLKLLDDARPLRVPDAEYSPLAQSELAIFAAARAARARYGAAAIRHYIISHTETVSDLLEALLLQKEVGLLRGAMDGKATCDLIVVPLFETIEDLRNAAPIVRAFYALPNIQALVERSGAEQDVMLGYSDSNKDGGIFTSNWELYRAGIALVSLFDELNKKKKTNPIRLRMFHGRGGTVGRGGGPSYQAILAQPPGTVRGQIRLTEQGEVIGSKYANREIGRRNLETLVAATLEATLLPQAKSAPATFLSAAGELSTASMSAYRKLVYETPGFGDYFFGSTPIREIAELNIGSRPASRNPSHKIDDLRAVPWSFSWGQCRLTIPGWFGFGSGVEQFLASAGTPAARKERIALLRRMYAQWPFFRTLLSNMDMVLAKSDLALASRYAELVTDRKLRQKVFSMIDAEWHRTSDALTLITGAKQRLEGNAEMQRSVRHRFPYIDPLHHLQVELMRRFRAGEGGERLQRGIHISINGVAAGLRNTG encoded by the coding sequence ATGAAAGCCAGCAAGACTCCTGCGCCGCCCAAGCGCCGGCAAGCCGAAGACCAGCCGCTGATCGACGACATCCGGCTTTTGGGCCGCATCCTCGGCGACGTGATCCGCGAACAGGAGGGCGAGGAGAGTTATGCACTGGTCGAGAAGATCCGCACGCTGTCGGTGGCTTTCCGCCGCGATGCCGACCAGGCCGCCGACCGCGCGCTCAAGAACCTGCTCAAGGGCCTGAGCGCGGCCGAGACGGTGCGCGTGATCCGCGCCTTCACCTATTTCAGCCACCTGGCCAACCTGGCGGAAGACCGGCACCTGATCCGCCGCCGCACCGAGGCCGAGCGCGCCGGCGAAGGCGCCGACGGCGACCTGCAGACCGCGCTCGCGCGCATCCGCAAGGCCGGCGTCAAGCCCGACGAGGTGGTGGCTTCGCTGGCACGCAGCTATGTGTCGCCCGTGCTGACCGCGCACCCGACCGAAGTGCAGCGCAAGAGCATCCTGGACGCCGAGCGCGCCATTGCGCAGTTGCTCACCACGCGCGACGAGATCAAGCTGCGCCAGGGCGCCTACGCCGCAGCCAAGGACGCGCTCACGCCGCTCGAGTTTGCCGAGAACGAAACGCAGATGCGCACGCGCGTCACGCAGATCTGGCAGACGCGCCTCTTGCGCTTCTCCAAGCTCACCGTGGCCGACGAAATCGAGAACGCGCTGAGCTACTACGAAGCCACCTTCCTGCGCGAGATTCCGCGTGTCTACGCCGACCTTGAAAAGGCGCTGGGACAGGGCGGCACCGTGCCTTCCGTGGCGACCTTCCTGCGCATGGGCCAGTGGATCGGCGGCGACCGCGACGGCAATCCCAACGTCACGGCCGAAACGCTCGAATACGCCTTGCGCCGCCAGGCCGAACTGGCATTGCGCCATTACCTCACCGAAGTGCACTACCTGGGCGGCGAGCTCTCGCTGTCCGCCACGCTGGTGGACGTGTCGGTCGAAATGCAGGCGCTGGCCGAGCGCTCGCCCGACACCAGCGAGCACCGCAAGGACGAGCCCTACCGCCGCGCCCTCACCGGCGTGTATGCGCGCCTTGCGGCCACGCTGCGCGACCTGACCGGCGGCGAAGCGGCACGCCACGCCGTGCCGCCGCAGAACCCCTACGCGAGAGCCGAGGAATTCCTGGCCGACCTGCACACCGTGGAACAGTCGCTCGCCGAGAAGCACGGCAGCGTGCTGGCGGCGCCGCGCCTGCGGCCGCTGATCCGCGCGGTCGAGGTGTTCGGCTTCCACCTGGCCACGGTGGACCTGCGCCAGAGCTCCGACAAGCACGAGGCGGTGATCGCCGAACTGCTGGCCACCGCGCGCATCGAGCCCGCCTACGCCTCGCTGGCCGAAGAGGCCAAGCAGACGCTGCTGCTCAAGCTGCTGGACGACGCGCGTCCGCTGCGCGTGCCCGATGCCGAATACTCGCCACTGGCGCAGAGCGAACTCGCGATCTTCGCGGCCGCGCGCGCCGCGCGTGCGCGCTACGGCGCGGCAGCCATCCGCCACTACATCATCAGCCACACCGAGACGGTGAGCGACCTGCTCGAGGCGCTGCTGCTGCAAAAGGAAGTGGGCCTCTTGCGCGGCGCGATGGACGGCAAGGCCACCTGCGACCTGATCGTGGTGCCGCTGTTCGAAACCATCGAAGACCTGCGCAATGCCGCCCCCATCGTGCGCGCCTTCTATGCGCTGCCGAACATCCAGGCGCTGGTCGAGCGCTCGGGCGCCGAGCAGGACGTGATGCTCGGCTACAGCGACAGCAACAAGGACGGCGGCATCTTCACGAGCAACTGGGAGCTCTACCGCGCGGGCATTGCGCTGGTGTCGCTGTTCGACGAGCTCAACAAGAAGAAGAAAACCAACCCGATCCGGCTGCGCATGTTCCACGGCCGCGGCGGCACGGTGGGCCGCGGCGGCGGCCCGAGCTACCAGGCCATCCTCGCGCAGCCGCCCGGCACGGTGCGCGGCCAGATCCGGCTCACCGAACAGGGCGAAGTGATCGGTTCGAAATACGCCAACCGCGAGATCGGCCGGCGCAACCTCGAGACGCTGGTGGCCGCCACCCTCGAAGCCACGCTGCTGCCGCAGGCCAAGTCGGCGCCCGCCACATTCCTTTCGGCGGCCGGAGAACTGTCGACGGCGAGCATGTCGGCCTACCGCAAGCTGGTCTACGAAACACCGGGCTTCGGCGACTATTTCTTCGGTTCCACGCCGATCCGCGAGATTGCCGAGCTCAACATCGGCTCGCGTCCCGCCTCGCGCAACCCGAGCCACAAGATCGACGACCTGCGCGCCGTGCCGTGGAGCTTCAGCTGGGGCCAGTGCCGGCTCACCATTCCGGGCTGGTTCGGCTTCGGCTCGGGCGTGGAGCAGTTCCTGGCCTCGGCCGGAACGCCGGCCGCGCGCAAGGAGCGCATCGCGCTGCTGCGCCGCATGTATGCGCAGTGGCCGTTCTTTCGCACCCTGCTGTCCAACATGGACATGGTGCTGGCCAAGAGCGACCTCGCGCTGGCTTCGCGCTACGCCGAACTCGTGACCGACCGCAAGCTGCGCCAGAAGGTGTTCTCGATGATCGACGCCGAGTGGCACCGCACCTCCGACGCGCTCACCCTCATCACCGGCGCCAAGCAACGGCTCGAAGGCAACGCCGAGATGCAGCGCTCGGTGCGCCACCGTTTTCCGTACATCGATCCGCTGCACCACCTGCAGGTCGAGCTGATGCGCCGCTTCCGCGCCGGCGAAGGCGGCGAGCGGCTGCAGCGCGGCATCCACATCTCCATCAACGGGGTGGCGGCCGGCTTGCGCAACACAGGATGA